A region of the Chitinophagaceae bacterium genome:
CACAGATTCATCTACTATGGGTTCCTTGTCGCCGTTTGTACAGGATGCCAGTGCGATCAAAACCACCAGGGCTGAAAATTTCTTCATTGGTTCTTTTTAAAATATAGACAAAAGTAGCAAACTGTTCTGTTGCTTCCTCTTTAACCCGGTAAAAGATTGTAAATATTTGGTTAAGTGTGATGCGGGATCACCGTTTTACGGTAATGGATATTCCTTTCCTTTAAATAGCTTAGTATGAAACGGAAGCAGGCCTCATCCCTGCCAACCAGTTCGGGAGGAAATACCCCTTTGGCGCTGAATAGATTTTGTATCAGCATGTTCAATGCGGCCGTACAGGTGTATCCCGTGGTACGGCTCATGGATGAGGTTTGTGAAACCGCATCATACGCATCGTAGAGGTCATAGCAAACCGTTTTTTCCGCATCACGTAGTTTGATCCGCATCAGCGTGAACTCCTCTTCGGTCTCACCCAGTTTCCACTGGTCGAACAAAAGCGCCGAAGTGAATTCCATAGGGGACACCTGCTGCCCTTTAACAGAAACAGGGTTGTTGTTCAGGAATCCGGCTTTGATCAATCCCTTTATCAGGTCAATATGCCCGGGATAGCGAAGCGTTTTTTCTTTCATGTTGGGGATATGCCCCATGGTGAATAGAAGAGAACGCAACCCATCGGTGTTAAACGATTCGAGTGTACCCACTTCTTCAAAGTCGATCAGTTCCGCATCGCTCAGTGCAGGCCTGGTTACAATATGGCCATTTTCCACATAACGGGCCGGCCTGGTATATTCTTCCAGTACATCAATGGGGGAGAAGGGAGCTTTATATTCAAACGGATAAACCCTTTTCCTGGGCAACCCGCCCACCATGCATTCAAAATCGGTGATCTTCATCCGTTCGTTATAATAACCCAGTACCAGGTTACTCATACCCGGCGCCACCCCACAGTCAACAATGGCAGTAACATCATTTTCCTTTGCCAGTTGATC
Encoded here:
- a CDS encoding saccharopine dehydrogenase NADP-binding domain-containing protein; the encoded protein is MQIAILGAGMVGRAIAIDLAATYSVTSFDISEHSLQLLSAKNKKIRTVKADLGNYADYDSLLNGFDYVISAVPGFIGYKTLEAIILAGKNVVDISFFPENALELDQLAKENDVTAIVDCGVAPGMSNLVLGYYNERMKITDFECMVGGLPRKRVYPFEYKAPFSPIDVLEEYTRPARYVENGHIVTRPALSDAELIDFEEVGTLESFNTDGLRSLLFTMGHIPNMKEKTLRYPGHIDLIKGLIKAGFLNNNPVSVKGQQVSPMEFTSALLFDQWKLGETEEEFTLMRIKLRDAEKTVCYDLYDAYDAVSQTSSMSRTTGYTCTAALNMLIQNLFSAKGVFPPELVGRDEACFRFILSYLKERNIHYRKTVIPHHT